One genomic region from Reichenbachiella ulvae encodes:
- a CDS encoding putative porin encodes MVRKISLLFIFLNVTLAALAQIVDDSTKLVYGPTSTRYITVGDLKHSDTLYHVMDTSIHNVENFEVHRRAKIDYQDLGNNGTALKPIYYAIPELVGRTTGFHAYEPYVKTVEDFRYYDSKSPFITLGAYFGGKGRNMVDFNFSRNINPQWNVGFDILHISSQKQIGTSSVRENQVKLTAADIYTFYRSKDLKYHMMFHAYSHDQTVLETGGEVVYEDADDLYQYEDANIYLRNAQSFDKRNRFFLYHEYSLRPFFEVYNSVTYKEVKNEYTDTPLTQSIEARYYDQYLIRIDSTEDASLYKESNIEAGIKGRVASRIFYSAYVKRRDVKMEYRYISPFENEAENYLGGDIKIHLTDKYTLSGQAEVMQDGNYYFKGNFTNNFLKASYISSLYKPAFMTDRYFGNHYEWNNSFGSTIANSIQGSLFYELPFLYLEPSVDISSVDEYVYFGLDKKPTQESDPIFINKYSVKANLTLGKHIHLDNRLVWNNLSGGGAAAMRMPDWNYYGKVYYKNIVFNDFMEFEVGFDLRWQTAYYAKAYDPITQQFHIQNDFKMPMYFTSDLFFVMKANNLTFFFNWVYINQQRDSGYFASPYYPGQRRAIDLGVRWMFFD; translated from the coding sequence TTGGTTAGAAAAATCTCATTACTTTTCATATTTCTGAATGTTACTCTGGCAGCTCTCGCACAGATTGTAGATGATTCTACCAAGTTGGTCTATGGACCTACTTCTACCCGATACATCACCGTGGGTGATCTCAAGCATAGTGATACCTTATATCATGTGATGGATACTTCTATCCACAATGTAGAGAATTTTGAAGTGCATCGAAGAGCTAAAATCGACTATCAAGATCTGGGGAATAATGGTACCGCTCTGAAACCTATATATTATGCTATTCCTGAATTGGTAGGAAGAACTACGGGGTTTCATGCCTATGAACCTTACGTTAAAACTGTTGAAGACTTTAGGTACTATGACAGCAAGTCGCCCTTCATAACTCTGGGAGCCTACTTCGGTGGAAAGGGTAGAAATATGGTTGATTTTAACTTCTCCAGAAATATCAATCCTCAGTGGAATGTGGGTTTCGACATCCTGCACATTTCTTCTCAAAAACAAATAGGCACCTCTTCGGTTAGGGAAAATCAAGTCAAATTAACTGCGGCCGATATTTATACCTTTTATAGATCCAAAGATCTAAAGTACCATATGATGTTTCATGCTTATTCGCATGATCAGACGGTATTAGAAACAGGAGGGGAGGTAGTCTACGAAGATGCGGATGATCTGTATCAGTACGAAGATGCGAATATCTATTTGCGCAATGCCCAAAGTTTTGACAAACGGAATCGATTTTTCTTATATCATGAGTATTCTTTGAGGCCATTCTTTGAGGTGTACAATAGTGTCACCTACAAGGAAGTGAAAAATGAATACACAGATACGCCATTGACCCAATCGATAGAAGCCCGTTATTATGATCAATATCTGATTCGAATAGACTCTACAGAGGATGCCTCTCTGTACAAAGAGTCCAATATCGAAGCGGGTATCAAGGGACGTGTAGCTAGTCGTATTTTCTATTCTGCTTATGTAAAGAGGAGGGATGTGAAAATGGAGTATAGGTACATTTCGCCATTTGAGAATGAGGCAGAAAATTATCTTGGTGGCGACATCAAAATTCACCTAACAGACAAGTATACCCTGTCTGGTCAGGCAGAGGTGATGCAAGATGGCAATTATTATTTCAAAGGAAATTTCACCAACAATTTCTTGAAGGCTAGCTATATCAGCAGTTTGTATAAACCTGCATTTATGACGGATAGATATTTTGGTAATCATTACGAATGGAACAATTCTTTTGGTTCTACTATCGCCAATTCCATTCAGGGGTCATTGTTTTATGAGTTGCCATTTCTGTATCTAGAGCCATCTGTTGATATATCTAGTGTAGATGAGTATGTGTATTTTGGATTGGATAAGAAACCTACTCAGGAAAGTGATCCGATTTTCATTAACAAGTATTCTGTGAAGGCAAATCTTACACTAGGTAAGCATATTCATCTTGATAATAGATTGGTATGGAACAATTTGTCAGGAGGAGGAGCGGCTGCCATGAGAATGCCTGATTGGAACTACTATGGCAAGGTGTACTATAAGAATATCGTGTTCAATGATTTCATGGAGTTTGAAGTTGGATTTGACCTGCGATGGCAGACAGCTTATTATGCCAAAGCTTATGATCCTATTACTCAGCAATTCCATATTCAGAATGACTTTAAAATGCCTATGTATTTCACCTCGGACTTGTTTTTCGTGATGAAGGCGAATAACCTGACTTTCTTCTTCAACTGGGTTTACATCAATCAGCAAAGAGACAGTGGTTACTTTGCTTCACCCTATTATCCAGGACAGCGGAGAGCTATTGATTTAGGGGTGAGATGGATGTTTTTTGATTAA
- a CDS encoding tetratricopeptide repeat protein yields the protein MSYAHLFLFILLLLSHFPTFGQKSIDSYPRIYQAYQNILKLKFEAGRDQLKAIIPSQEELGHYHYTMSLADAMEILISEDESLFKKYEDSEDNHLEGVEELDDDDPYKKFYSAEIKIHWAIVKTLFQEEMRAGWALKNAYSEIKDNIEEHPDFKHNYKSLGTLHVLFAVVPESYYWVLRYFGLRANVIEGWQELSEIDFKNPYWLETSLIKCLIAINIVNKEEVTMDLLQDILQHNKDNLAVNYFYNLALIKYSHSEDALSSLTRLTYVGGEYYSISYILYHLGEIYLQKQEYDMARLYYSRFLNMHKGKNYIKDTWFKIFLCYWLEGQKKIAELHWEKAQKSGQEFVAADKNAADYLSRDKYPNPELYKARLATDGGYFDIAHRTLKGIKQQSIKSEKEEVEYFYRYGRLYDKEGEKEEAIFHYLNAIKKSGDENWYFAPSACLYTGYIYESRGDYEKAAYYFNKVFSYNKYKYKDGLDYKAKAALLLIKDKK from the coding sequence GTGAGTTATGCTCACCTTTTTTTGTTTATTCTTTTGCTCCTTAGCCATTTTCCTACCTTTGGACAAAAGTCAATCGACTCCTATCCGCGCATTTACCAAGCCTACCAAAACATCCTCAAACTCAAGTTCGAGGCAGGCAGAGATCAGCTCAAGGCAATCATTCCAAGTCAAGAGGAACTTGGTCACTACCACTACACCATGAGCCTTGCAGACGCTATGGAAATCTTAATTTCTGAAGACGAGTCACTCTTTAAAAAATATGAAGACAGTGAAGATAATCATCTGGAAGGAGTTGAAGAATTAGATGATGATGATCCCTACAAAAAATTCTATTCTGCTGAGATAAAGATACACTGGGCCATAGTCAAAACACTATTTCAGGAAGAAATGAGAGCAGGCTGGGCACTAAAAAATGCCTACAGCGAAATCAAAGACAATATTGAAGAGCATCCGGACTTTAAACACAATTACAAATCTCTTGGTACACTTCATGTGCTTTTCGCCGTGGTGCCCGAAAGTTACTATTGGGTATTAAGGTATTTTGGACTTAGAGCCAATGTCATAGAGGGCTGGCAAGAATTAAGCGAGATCGATTTCAAAAACCCCTACTGGCTCGAGACCAGTTTGATCAAATGTCTGATCGCCATTAACATCGTCAACAAAGAAGAGGTCACCATGGATTTGCTTCAAGACATCCTGCAACACAACAAGGACAATCTTGCCGTAAATTACTTCTACAATCTCGCCCTGATCAAATATTCACACAGTGAAGATGCCCTTAGCTCTTTGACGAGACTAACCTACGTAGGGGGTGAGTATTATTCAATCTCTTATATTTTATATCATCTTGGAGAAATCTATCTGCAGAAACAAGAGTACGACATGGCCAGACTGTATTACTCCAGATTCCTGAATATGCACAAGGGCAAAAATTACATCAAGGATACCTGGTTCAAAATCTTCCTTTGCTACTGGTTAGAAGGACAGAAAAAAATAGCAGAGTTGCACTGGGAAAAGGCCCAAAAATCGGGACAGGAATTCGTAGCAGCAGACAAAAATGCGGCAGACTATCTATCCAGAGACAAATACCCGAACCCAGAGCTCTATAAAGCCAGATTGGCTACCGATGGTGGATACTTTGATATTGCGCATCGCACACTCAAAGGCATCAAACAGCAAAGTATAAAAAGCGAAAAAGAGGAGGTTGAATACTTTTATAGATATGGAAGACTCTACGACAAGGAAGGAGAAAAAGAAGAAGCCATCTTCCACTACCTAAACGCTATCAAAAAATCAGGGGATGAAAACTGGTATTTTGCTCCGTCGGCATGTTTATACACGGGCTATATCTACGAATCTCGAGGAGACTATGAAAAGGCAGCATACTACTTCAACAAGGTCTTTTCTTATAACAAGTACAAATACAAAGACGGTCTGGACTACAAGGCAAAAGCTGCCCTACTACTCATAAAGGATAAAAAATAA
- a CDS encoding zinc ribbon domain-containing protein has product MESTVAQKLEALTKLQSIDSELDEIKKVRGALPEEVMDLEDEVAGYETRVANHNSAIEDLELSITNNKTAIKDAEKLIQKYEEQQMNVRNNREYDAITKEVELQQLEIQILEKRIKEAHAKIEAKNEEILDTKNALEERQKDLDNKKGELDNITAESEEEESKLMKDREKASTKIEERLLNSYNKIRGNVRNGLAVVPVKRGACGGCFNVVPPQKQAEIREKKKLIVCEHCGRVLADVEEVIEEKKPTKARRTKKKA; this is encoded by the coding sequence ATGGAAAGTACTGTAGCGCAAAAGCTTGAAGCTCTCACTAAATTACAATCAATAGATTCTGAACTTGACGAAATTAAAAAGGTTCGCGGTGCACTACCTGAAGAGGTAATGGACCTTGAGGATGAGGTTGCTGGTTACGAAACCAGAGTAGCCAATCACAACAGTGCTATTGAAGATTTAGAATTGTCCATCACGAACAACAAAACTGCCATCAAAGATGCAGAAAAGCTGATCCAGAAATACGAGGAGCAGCAAATGAACGTGAGAAACAATCGAGAGTATGATGCTATCACCAAAGAGGTGGAATTGCAACAACTCGAGATTCAGATCCTGGAGAAAAGAATCAAAGAAGCTCACGCCAAAATCGAAGCGAAAAACGAGGAAATCCTCGATACAAAAAACGCTTTAGAGGAAAGACAAAAAGATCTTGACAATAAGAAGGGCGAGCTAGACAACATCACCGCAGAGAGCGAGGAGGAAGAAAGCAAATTGATGAAAGATAGAGAGAAGGCTTCAACAAAAATTGAAGAGAGACTTCTCAATTCTTACAACAAAATCAGAGGAAACGTAAGAAATGGATTGGCCGTAGTTCCTGTTAAAAGAGGAGCTTGTGGCGGATGTTTCAACGTGGTACCTCCCCAAAAGCAAGCTGAGATCAGAGAGAAGAAAAAACTGATCGTATGTGAGCACTGTGGTCGAGTATTGGCAGATGTAGAAGAAGTAATCGAAGAGAAGAAACCTACTAAGGCCAGAAGAACTAAAAAGAAGGCATAA
- a CDS encoding tRNA-(ms[2]io[6]A)-hydroxylase, translating to MEKTTLGLNLPTDPRWVNIAEKDIAEILIDHAYCEQKAASSGISLIVTYPEREDLVEIMTDLVAEEWGHFERVLEKMKNRGISLGRKRNDEYVAAISKILKSGGSRDEQLVEKLLLNALIEARSCERFKLLWQNIEDEDLSKFYYELMVSEAGHYHTFLDLAKKYKGEEYTMKRWGEFLEKEAEIMKNLEVRSDRMH from the coding sequence ATGGAAAAGACGACTTTGGGACTCAATCTGCCTACAGATCCAAGATGGGTTAACATTGCTGAGAAGGATATAGCAGAGATATTGATTGATCATGCCTATTGTGAGCAAAAAGCAGCATCTTCGGGTATATCTTTGATCGTTACTTATCCAGAGAGAGAGGACCTTGTGGAGATCATGACTGATTTGGTTGCCGAAGAGTGGGGGCATTTCGAAAGAGTGCTGGAGAAAATGAAGAATCGAGGCATTTCGCTCGGTCGCAAACGTAATGACGAGTACGTAGCTGCCATTTCTAAAATTCTGAAGAGCGGTGGTAGCAGAGACGAGCAGTTGGTAGAGAAGCTACTTCTCAATGCCTTGATAGAGGCACGGAGCTGCGAGCGCTTCAAGTTGCTTTGGCAAAATATCGAAGATGAGGACTTGTCCAAATTCTATTATGAGCTAATGGTTTCAGAAGCGGGTCATTATCATACCTTCCTCGATCTGGCTAAAAAGTACAAAGGAGAAGAATACACCATGAAGAGGTGGGGTGAATTCTTAGAAAAAGAAGCCGAGATAATG
- a CDS encoding Nif3-like dinuclear metal center hexameric protein: MKISEVIGILNQWAPPAYQESYDNSRLITGDPNQELKGVLISLDCTEAVVREAIEQGCNMIVAHHPIVFKGLKSLTGKNYVERTVIQAIKNDIAIFSIHTNLDNVQTGVNYKIAKKIGLEQCQILAPKGEILTKLTTFIPKAHTDEVLKAMHQAGAGEIGNYDHCSFSVEGTGRFRANESANPHVGNKGEVHQENENRVEVIIPSYLQNKVLRALKKAHPYEEVAYYLSNLNNLNQEVGAGMVGKLPTPIPTKEFLQLLKDRFNLSVIKHTFIHTDTIEKVALCGGAGSFLLGTAKSSGADIFITGDFKYHEFFDAEDSIIIADIGHYESEVFTKELIYDYLKEKIANIALNFSKENTNPVKYF; this comes from the coding sequence ATGAAAATCAGCGAAGTAATAGGAATACTAAATCAATGGGCACCTCCAGCCTATCAGGAATCTTATGACAATTCGAGATTGATCACGGGTGATCCCAATCAGGAACTAAAAGGCGTCCTCATCTCACTAGATTGTACAGAAGCAGTGGTCAGAGAAGCCATAGAACAAGGTTGCAACATGATAGTAGCCCATCACCCCATTGTTTTCAAAGGATTAAAAAGCCTGACAGGAAAAAACTATGTGGAACGTACTGTCATTCAGGCCATCAAAAATGACATTGCGATTTTCAGCATCCATACCAACTTGGACAATGTCCAGACAGGAGTCAATTATAAAATTGCCAAAAAAATAGGCCTGGAGCAATGTCAAATTTTGGCACCCAAAGGCGAAATTTTGACCAAACTGACCACATTCATACCCAAAGCACATACTGATGAAGTACTAAAAGCCATGCATCAGGCAGGGGCTGGAGAAATCGGCAACTACGACCACTGCAGCTTCTCGGTAGAAGGAACTGGAAGATTCAGAGCCAATGAATCAGCTAACCCACATGTAGGCAACAAAGGTGAGGTTCATCAGGAAAATGAAAACCGAGTAGAGGTAATCATCCCCTCCTATCTACAAAACAAAGTGTTGCGTGCGCTTAAAAAAGCACACCCATACGAAGAAGTGGCATATTACCTCAGCAACCTAAACAACCTCAATCAAGAAGTGGGCGCGGGAATGGTTGGAAAACTGCCTACACCTATCCCGACCAAAGAATTCCTTCAATTACTCAAGGATCGATTCAATCTCTCAGTAATCAAACATACCTTTATTCATACCGACACGATCGAAAAAGTAGCCCTATGTGGTGGAGCTGGCAGCTTTTTATTGGGGACAGCCAAATCCTCTGGGGCTGACATATTTATCACTGGGGATTTCAAGTATCACGAGTTCTTTGATGCCGAAGATTCCATCATTATTGCTGATATCGGACACTATGAAAGTGAAGTGTTTACAAAAGAATTGATATATGATTATTTGAAAGAAAAAATCGCTAATATTGCACTCAATTTCTCCAAGGAGAATACAAATCCGGTAAAATACTTTTAG